CGTCGATCGCGTACATATCCGTGCGGGGAGCCATCACTTCCGAGACTCTCGTATCCTCAAAGGCGATGACGCCGTGTATCATCTTGCGCTCGTCCTCTTCAAGCGCTCCCGCCGCGCTGCCCTCGCTCACGATGTGATCTATCTCCTCACGCGAGATAAGGGCGCTGTAGGAGACGAGATCCATGCCTATAAGCTTGCCGATCAGTTTAAGAATGATCTGCAAAAAGGCCATCACCGGCGTCAGTATAAAATTGAAGGCGCGCAGAAAGGGGAGGCAGATCAAAAGAACGCCCTCTTTCTTGGCTATCGCCACGTTTTTAGGAAGTATTTCGCAGAAAATAACTATGAGCACAGTCATGATAGCAACTGCGACCGCGGGGCCGGCCGCGCCGAAGAGAGAGATAGCCACCGATGTGGCCACGGCGCTCGCCCCGATGTTTACGAGGTTGTTTCCGATGAGAGTTACGTTGATTGCCTTTGCTATGTTGTCTGCGAGCCAGAGAAAACCCTTTTTGCGATGCGGGTAATCGTCGGCCAGTGCTAACAGTTTTCCTTTGCCTGCTGCCGTAATCGAGGTCTCGGTCATCGAGAAATACATTGAGAACCCCATCAGTACGACGAGCAGGATAATACTGCCTGCTATGTCAGAACTCAACAAATATCATCCTCCTGATATTACAACGCCCGTTTTGGGCGATATAGGTTAGCATATCATATTATAGTTAAGTTAGCACTAATTCCGTCATCATATTTAACGCAAACACGGTAAATCGGCGTTTATAAAAATCGGCGCGAATAAGCACCGTATGCGTCATAAGCCGGCCCCTGAGTGTCCTGCGGTAAACGCATCCGCATGCTGCGGCAATTTGGATAATTTGAAAGAGTTCCCCGCCATTGGCGGGGAACGTTGCCTTGCAATCGCCGTATTAATATACGGCTCCGGTTCCAGAGCCCAAAGTTATTTAGCAACTCGCACTTCTAAACGCCGATTTACGCGATGGGGAGGGAACGGTAAACGCCGATTTACGCTTCGCCGCAGATTCCGAAAAATCCAACTTCCTCCTGCGACATTTCGTAGGGCGCGCGCCGCCCCTCCGCGTTCTTTCTTACGGGGATGCCGCGTCCGGCCAGGTATTCTTTCAGCGCGGGGATCGGTATTTCGTTGAAGTGGAAAAGCGAGGCCGCCAGTACCGCGTCGGCGCGGCCGCGCGTCAGGGCGTCGTAAAAATGCGAATATCCGCCGGCGCCGCCGGAGGCGATGACGGGGATGTTCACCGATCCGCTGATAAGCTCCGTCAGCTCGAGGTCATAG
The window above is part of the Cloacibacillus evryensis DSM 19522 genome. Proteins encoded here:
- a CDS encoding hemolysin family protein, with the translated sequence MSSDIAGSIILLVVLMGFSMYFSMTETSITAAGKGKLLALADDYPHRKKGFLWLADNIAKAINVTLIGNNLVNIGASAVATSVAISLFGAAGPAVAVAIMTVLIVIFCEILPKNVAIAKKEGVLLICLPFLRAFNFILTPVMAFLQIILKLIGKLIGMDLVSYSALISREEIDHIVSEGSAAGALEEDERKMIHGVIAFEDTRVSEVMAPRTDMYAIDEKDSVAEAVKIFLESGHSRIPVYKEDIDDIVGILYAKDLLGPLSHGDKQISIEKLMRKPLYVPETMKTDETLDIMKKSRKHLAIVVDEYGGTAGLVTLEDLIEEIVGDIQDEYDKETPEIMSAGENAYIVQGQVNLEDLAEALNYPFDTVFEDVDTLAGMILEITGNFPSKGQTVGYGPWEIKVLEVQNHRILEAKMKFVGNPDEGISE